One Amblyomma americanum isolate KBUSLIRL-KWMA chromosome 8, ASM5285725v1, whole genome shotgun sequence DNA window includes the following coding sequences:
- the LOC144102717 gene encoding uncharacterized protein LOC144102717, which translates to MQPKVDRAPLMRLQPESEAAKEHLKGIQRENEVDREHQIRIQRASEAARELLEGLHQESREGGQRTPDVAATGKRSEAKPSEVPAPAKPEAAPQAAKKGFFSRLWGSKKAPAAPVQETKPAAAEGGRKTPPVPASEKPGMKDGTTDVPMEGKKSENNMFNIFPSGL; encoded by the exons GTGGACAGAGCTCCCCTGATGCGGCTGCAGCCGGAAAGCGAA GCGGCCAAAGAGCACCTGAAGGGCATTCAACGGGAAAACGAA GTGGATCGAGAACACCAGATTCGCATTCAACGGGCAAGCGAA GCGGCAAGAGAACTCCTGGAGGGCCTTCACCAGGAAAGCAGA GAAG GCGGCCAGAGGACCCCTGATGTGGCAGCAACTGGAAAACGAA GTGAGGCAAAACCTTCTGAAGTGCCCGCGCCAGCAAAGCCCGA AGCTGCTCCACAAGCAGCAAAGAAAGGGTTCTTTTCGAGACTGTGGGGTTCAAAGAAGGCGCCGGCAGCGCCAGTGCAAGAGACCAAGCCTGCAGCTGCGGAAG GCGGGCGGAAAACACCTCCGGTTCCTGCGTCGGAGAAGCCAGGGATGAAAGACGGCACTACTGATGTTCCTatggaaggaaagaaaagtgaGAATAACATGTTCAACATTTTTCCTTCAG GATTGTGA